The stretch of DNA CCAGCGCTTCGCCGAGTCACAGGAGGACGAATGATCGTCCAGAAGTCGATCTTCGTGAAGCGCCCGCAAGCGGCGGCCTTCCGCCACTTCACCGCCGACATCGGCCGCTGGTGGCCGCTCAAGGAAGGCATGTCGTTCGGCGGCGAGCGCGCGCAGGACCTGTTTCTCGAAGGCCGCGTCGGCGGCCGCTTCTTCGAGCGCTTCAGCGACGGCGAGGAGCACGACGTGGGACGGGTCACGGCCTACGAGCCGCCGGCGCGCGTCGAGTTCACCTGGCGCCAGCCGAGCTGGAGCGCCGACACCACCGTCGAGGTGCGCTTCGCCGCCGAAGGCGAAGGCACGCGCGTCACCCTGGAGCACCGCGGGTTCGAGGCCCTCGGTCCCGGCGCGCCGCGCGGCGCCTACGACCGGGGCTGGGACTTCGCCCTCTCGCGCTACGCCGCCTGATCAACCCACACCAGGAGATACTCCATGATGCAGCTCTACGTGTTCCCACCATCGCCCCGCGCGCTCAAGGTGCGCGCCCTCGCGAGTCACCTGGACCTGACGGTCGAGGAGAAGCTCGTGAATCTGTTCCAGGGCGAGCAGCGCGCGCCCGCGTACGCCGCGCTCAACCCCAACATGCGCATGCCGGTACTGGTCGACGGCGACTTCGTGCTCTGGGAGTCGAACGCGATCCTCTTGTATCTCGCGGCGAAGAAGCCCGAGAGCGGGCTGTGGCCGTCCGACGCGCGCGGCCAGGCCGACGTGGTCCGCTGGCTCAACTGGGAGTCGGCGCACTGGTCGCCCGGCGCGACGCCGATCGCGTTCGAGCGCGTGGTGAAGAAGCTCGCCGGCCTGGGCGATCCCGACCCGGCCGAGATCGCACGCGGCGAGAAGCTCTTCCACCCGCTGGCGGCCGTGCTGAACCAGAGCCTGCGCGGCCGGCAGTGGCTCGCGTGCAACCGACTCACGATCGCCGACTTCGCCGTGGCCACGGGCCTGGTGTTCGCGGACGCGGCGAGCTTGCCGCTCGCGGGCTACCCCGAGATCACGCGCTGGTACGACGGCTTCCGCAAGCTGCCCGGCTGGCAGAAGTCGCTGGTCCCGCCACAGAGCTAGCGTTCGTCATATCCTGCGGGACATAGCGAACTGGCTTTCACTTTCGGGACCCGAGCTCGAGGCGCTCCGGCTGAGCCTCTCGGTCGCGCTGCGCAGCGTGGCAGCCAGCCTGCCGCTCGCGATCGCGGTGGCGTGGCTGCTCACGCGCCGGCGCTTCCCGGGCCGCACGCTGTTCGACGCGCTCGTGCACCTGCCGCTGGTGCTGCCGCCGGTGGTGGTCGGCTACATCCTGCTCGTGCTGTTCGGCGCGCGCGGGCCGCTCGGCGGGTTCCTGTCGCGCGCGTTCGGGATCGAGCTGGTGTTCACGCGCGCCGGGGCTGCGCTCGCCACCGCGGTGATGTCCTTCCCGCTCATGGTGCGCGCGATCCGCATCTCGCTCGAGCACGTCGACCGCGGGCTGGAGGACGCGGCGCGCACGCTGGGCGCGGGCCCGTGGGATCGCTTCGCGACCATCACGCTGCCGCTCATGATGCCGGGGATCCTGGCAGGCGCGGTGACCGCGTTCGCCGCGGGCCTGGGCGAGTTCGGCGCCGTGATCACGTTCGTCTCGAACATCCCGGGCGAGACGCGCACCTTGCCGCTCGCGCTCTACACCGCGCTGCAGACGCCCGACGGCGATGCCGTGGCGGCGCGGCTGGCCGCGATCTCGTTCGGCTTGGGCGTGCTCGGCCTGCTCGCGGCCGAGGCGATCGCGCGGCTCGCGCGCAGGCGGCTGGGCGCCTAGTGCTGTCGGTGCGCGCGCGCGTGCTGCGCGGTGAGTTCGCGCTCGACGTGGCGTTCGAGACGCCGACGCCGGGAGTCACGGCGCTGTTCGGGCGCTCGGGCTGTGGCAAGACCACGCTCGTGCACGCGATCGCGGGCCTCCTGACTCCTGCGGCCGGGCGGATCTCGCTCGATGGAGAGGCCTTCTTCGACGACGCGGCGCGGGTGAACGTGCCGGCCGAGCGGCGCCGCGTGGGCTGCGTCTTCCAGGACGCGCGGCTGTTTCCGCACTTCTCGGTGCTCGGGAACCTGCGCTACGGCGCGCGCCGCGCGCCGGGTGACTCGCGGCGCATCGGCATGGACGACGTGGTGGACTTGCTGGGCTTGCAGGCGCTCCTGTCCCGCCGGCCCGCCGGTCTCTCGGGTGGCGAGCGCCATCGGGTCGCGATCGGCCGCGCCCTGCTCTCCCAGCCGCGCCTGCTTCTGCTCGACGAGCCGCTGGCCGCCCAGGACCTGGCGCGGCGAGCCGAGCTCCTGCCGTATCTCGACCGGCTGTGCCGCGAGCTGCGCGTGCCGATCGTGTACGTGAGTCACCAGTTCGACGAGGTCGTCCAGCTCGCGGACCGCGTCGTGGTGCTCGAGAGCGGCGGTATCGCCGCCCAGGGCGGGATCGAGGAGCTGTCGCGCGCGCCCGCGCTGCGCGCGATCGTGGGGCCCGAGGCGACCGGCGCGGTGGTCGACGGACGGGTCACCGGCGAAGCCGGACCGGGACGCGTGCGCGTGCAGCTCGGCGCGGGGTCGCTGGCGCTCTCGCTCGCCGGGGTGCGCGCGGGCGAGCGCGTGCGCGTGCATCTTCTGGCGCGCGACGTATGGCTCGCGCTCGAGCGCCCGCCCGGGGGGCTGGTCGCGGACGTGCTGCCGGGCAAGATCCGGGCGCTGCTCGGGAACGGCGATGCGTCGCTGCTCGTCGAGGTCGACGTCGGGGGCGCACTGCTCCTGGCGCGTGCGGGCGCCGGGTCGGCGGCCGAGCTCGCGCCCGGGCGCGAGGTGTTCGCGCTGGTCAACGCTGCCGCGTCGCGCGCTTGGCCGATCGCCCCTTCGCGTTCCGGCGGCTCAACGGCCGGCGCAACGCGCGAGTGACTGGCTTCTCCCGTTTGGCGGAAGCGGAGAAGCGGCGCTTCGCCGCCTTCACCGCGATGCGCTCGACCGCGCGATAGGTGGCGACCAGCTCGCGCCCGAACTCGGTGAGCGCCGCTCCGCCGCCGCCGGCGCCGCCTGCGCTGGCCGCGGCCACCGGCTCGCG from Myxococcota bacterium encodes:
- a CDS encoding SRPBCC domain-containing protein; translated protein: MIVQKSIFVKRPQAAAFRHFTADIGRWWPLKEGMSFGGERAQDLFLEGRVGGRFFERFSDGEEHDVGRVTAYEPPARVEFTWRQPSWSADTTVEVRFAAEGEGTRVTLEHRGFEALGPGAPRGAYDRGWDFALSRYAA
- a CDS encoding glutathione S-transferase family protein, with the protein product MMQLYVFPPSPRALKVRALASHLDLTVEEKLVNLFQGEQRAPAYAALNPNMRMPVLVDGDFVLWESNAILLYLAAKKPESGLWPSDARGQADVVRWLNWESAHWSPGATPIAFERVVKKLAGLGDPDPAEIARGEKLFHPLAAVLNQSLRGRQWLACNRLTIADFAVATGLVFADAASLPLAGYPEITRWYDGFRKLPGWQKSLVPPQS
- the modB gene encoding molybdate ABC transporter permease subunit, translated to MLRDIANWLSLSGPELEALRLSLSVALRSVAASLPLAIAVAWLLTRRRFPGRTLFDALVHLPLVLPPVVVGYILLVLFGARGPLGGFLSRAFGIELVFTRAGAALATAVMSFPLMVRAIRISLEHVDRGLEDAARTLGAGPWDRFATITLPLMMPGILAGAVTAFAAGLGEFGAVITFVSNIPGETRTLPLALYTALQTPDGDAVAARLAAISFGLGVLGLLAAEAIARLARRRLGA
- the modC gene encoding molybdenum ABC transporter ATP-binding protein yields the protein MLSVRARVLRGEFALDVAFETPTPGVTALFGRSGCGKTTLVHAIAGLLTPAAGRISLDGEAFFDDAARVNVPAERRRVGCVFQDARLFPHFSVLGNLRYGARRAPGDSRRIGMDDVVDLLGLQALLSRRPAGLSGGERHRVAIGRALLSQPRLLLLDEPLAAQDLARRAELLPYLDRLCRELRVPIVYVSHQFDEVVQLADRVVVLESGGIAAQGGIEELSRAPALRAIVGPEATGAVVDGRVTGEAGPGRVRVQLGAGSLALSLAGVRAGERVRVHLLARDVWLALERPPGGLVADVLPGKIRALLGNGDASLLVEVDVGGALLLARAGAGSAAELAPGREVFALVNAAASRAWPIAPSRSGGSTAGATRE
- a CDS encoding LysR family transcriptional regulator, producing MAKRSIDVRLRIDLAPSGSVGPGKIALLEAIDATGSLSQAARDLGMSYRRAWGLLDDLNHSLREPVAAASAGGAGGGGAALTEFGRELVATYRAVERIAVKAAKRRFSASAKREKPVTRALRRPLSRRNAKGRSAKRATRQR